In a single window of the Clarias gariepinus isolate MV-2021 ecotype Netherlands chromosome 16, CGAR_prim_01v2, whole genome shotgun sequence genome:
- the fscn2a gene encoding fascin-2a, with protein MSNGMNKSLRVQFGLINYDNRYLTAETFGFTVNASGTTMKKKQLWSLEQSEQDGQVVFLRSHLGRYLSTDKDGKVYCETEVPDSNCRFLIMAQADGRWAIQSEPYQRYFGGTEDFLTCFGQTIGETELWAVHLALHPQVNLFSIARKRYARLSDSESEITFDSDIPWGVDSLITLLYKEGKYSVKTCDNRFLSSNGKLVNDFDPETAFTLDLTTGKLAFKDNNGKFLAPAGPTGTLKSGRSTKPIKDELFDLEDSNPQVVFKAVNNRYLSIRQGVSISANQDEETDLETFQMEIDQATKKCMFRTNAGTYWTLVVHAGIHTTATEIDPNTMFDIEWFEGRVALKANNGKYVCNRKNGQLAAVSDTIGTDEQFLMKLINRPILILRGVNGFICHHKISNTLDVNRSNYDIFSLLYNDGAYYIKCGSGQFWYVTSSDLVCSDGEEPENFFLEFLEPGKMAIKSKNSKYLRADQGGTLKCDVTTMESCCLWEY; from the exons ATGTCCAATggaatgaacaaatctttaagGGTCCAATTTGGACTCATCAACTACGACAATCGCTACCTCACAGCGGAGACTTTTGGCTTCACAGTAAACGCATCTGGTACAACTATGAAGAAAAAACAACTCTGGAGCCTGGAGCAGTCTGAACAGGATGGCCAAGTGGTTTTCCTTCGCAGTCACCTTGGGCGCTACCTGTCCACAGATAAAGATGGCAAAGTATATTGTGAAACTGAAGTTCCAGACTCTAATTGTCGCTTTCTGATTATGGCTCAGGCAGATGGCCGTTGGGCGATACAGTCTGAACCTTATCAGAGATACTTTGGGGGCACTGAAGATTTCCTCACCTGCTTCGGCCAGACTATAGGAGAAACAGAGTTGTGGGCCGTCCACCTGGCCCTTCACCCACAGGTTAACCTGTTCAGCATAGCCCGCAAACGCTATGCACGCTTGTCTGATTCAGAGAGTGAGATTACTTTTGACAGTGACATCCCATGGGGAGTAGACTCCCTGATAACCCTGCTGTACAAGGAAGGAAAGTACAGTGTAAAAACCTGTGACAACCGCTTTCTAAGTAGCAATGGAAAGCTGGTAAATGATTTTGATCCTGAAACAGCTTTCACTTTGGATCTCACTACTGGTAAGCTGGCTTTCAAAGACAACAATGGAAAGTTCTTAGCCCCAGCAGGTCCTACGGGTACCTTGAAGTCTGGAAGAAGTACAAAGCCTATTAAAGATGAGCTTTTTGACCTGGAGGACAGCAATCCACAGGTGGTTTTCAAGGCAGTCAACAACAGATACCTATCTATTCGTCAAG GTGTCAGCATCTCAGCCAATCAGGATGAGGAAACAGATCTGGAGACATTTCAGATGGAAATTGACCAAGCAACAAAGAAATGCATGTTCAGAACTAATGCAGGGACTTATTGGACTCTCGTGGTTCATGCTGGCATCCATACCACAGCCACAGAAAT TGATCCCAACACAATGTTTGACATTGAATGGTTTGAGGGAAGAGTGGCTCTAAAAGCCAATAATGGAAAATATGTCTGCAACAGAAAGAATGGACAGCTTGCTGCAGTCAGTGATACAATTG GCACTGACGAGCAGTTCTTGATGAAGCTGATCAACCGTCCAATCTTAATCTTGCGAGGGGTGAACGGCTTCATTTGCCATCACAAGATCTCTAACACACTGGATGTCAACCGCTCCAATTATGACATCTTCTCATTGCTTTACAACGATGGTGCATACTACATAAAAT GTGGAAGTGGACAGTTCTGGTATGTCACTAGCAGTGACTTGGTGTGTTCGGATGGTGAAGAGCCAGAGAACTTCTTTCTAGAGTTCCTGGAACCAGGGAAAATGGccataaaaagcaaaaatagcAAATATCTGCGTGCTGACCAAGGAGGCACTCTCAAATGCGATGTTACAACTATGGAAAGCTGCTGTCTCTGGGAGTACTGA